The Acetivibrio saccincola genome window below encodes:
- a CDS encoding glycoside hydrolase family 130 protein: MAVNVNRMQPKFFLDKSRVIAKLYRPREDERVKNVLNRIMSFSESEVQSILDKVIENFSHRHKNIWRIFDRNFNAIKHLIPEGVHLSDSRRALIGASFTNEYSIQAAAFFNPSIVPHFNQHGLPDGSLRFILSFRSTGENHISSIEFRSGVIDENLSIKLDEVSRFAETPKVLKNPTYDKHTFLMKLKEMNCMDYHVNEVFSYLGDSFTLSELLASINLIQKREVSLTSAFEKTISDIKWLAESNYEIQFSFDQKLSERVIVPVSSNESNGIEDARFVKFVDDNGSVTYYATYTAYNGKSILPQLLETKDFLSFKMITLNGKSVKDKGMALFPRKVNGKYMMISRIDGEQLFIMESDNIHFWNEHKLLKKPEFPWEIMQIGNCGSPIETDEGWILLTHGVGPMRQYCIGAILLDLEDPSKVIGVLEEPLLTPTEEEREGYVPNVVYSCGALLHNDHLIIPYAMSDTNSGFASVPVKELFDNFKMLK, encoded by the coding sequence ATGGCAGTAAACGTTAACCGTATGCAACCCAAATTCTTCCTAGATAAGAGCAGAGTTATCGCCAAACTATACCGCCCCAGAGAAGATGAAAGAGTAAAAAACGTCCTAAACAGAATCATGTCCTTTTCTGAAAGTGAAGTGCAGTCAATTCTTGACAAAGTTATAGAAAATTTCTCCCACAGACATAAAAATATATGGCGTATTTTTGATAGAAATTTCAATGCCATAAAGCATTTAATACCGGAAGGCGTTCATTTAAGTGATTCTAGAAGGGCACTTATCGGAGCATCTTTCACAAATGAATATTCAATACAGGCTGCTGCTTTTTTTAACCCATCCATTGTACCGCATTTTAACCAGCATGGATTGCCTGACGGCTCTTTGAGATTTATATTAAGTTTCCGCTCCACGGGCGAAAATCATATTTCTTCTATTGAATTTAGAAGCGGTGTAATTGACGAAAATCTATCCATAAAACTTGATGAAGTAAGCAGATTTGCTGAAACACCTAAGGTTTTGAAAAACCCTACTTATGACAAACACACTTTTTTAATGAAGCTTAAGGAAATGAATTGCATGGATTACCATGTAAATGAGGTCTTTTCATACCTGGGTGATAGTTTTACACTATCAGAACTTTTAGCGTCAATAAATCTTATACAAAAACGTGAAGTTTCTTTGACTTCTGCATTTGAAAAGACAATCAGTGATATAAAATGGCTGGCAGAGTCAAATTATGAAATACAATTCAGTTTTGATCAAAAATTATCAGAAAGAGTAATTGTACCTGTGTCAAGTAATGAAAGCAACGGGATTGAAGATGCAAGGTTTGTAAAATTTGTAGATGACAATGGAAGCGTTACCTATTATGCAACTTATACCGCATACAATGGTAAGAGTATTTTGCCTCAATTACTTGAAACTAAAGATTTTCTTTCTTTTAAAATGATAACATTAAACGGAAAGTCAGTAAAAGACAAAGGCATGGCTTTGTTCCCACGAAAGGTAAACGGCAAGTATATGATGATATCCAGGATAGACGGAGAACAGTTGTTTATAATGGAGTCTGACAATATACATTTTTGGAATGAACACAAGCTTTTGAAAAAACCTGAGTTTCCATGGGAAATAATGCAGATTGGCAATTGTGGTTCTCCTATCGAAACAGATGAAGGCTGGATTTTGCTCACCCACGGGGTAGGACCTATGCGTCAGTACTGCATCGGTGCAATTTTACTTGATTTAGAAGATCCTTCAAAGGTAATCGGTGTTCTTGAGGAGCCTCTTTTGACCCCGACAGAGGAGGAACGTGAAGGGTATGTGCCAAATGTGGTATACTCCTGCGGAGCTCTCCTTCATAATGACCACTTAATTATACCTTATGCAATGTCTGACACCAATTCAGGTTTTGCATCTGTACCTGTAAAAGAACTCTTTGATAATTTTAAAATGTTAAAATAA
- a CDS encoding glycosyltransferase family 4 protein — translation MKVAILSPIAWRTPPRHYGPWERVVSLLTEGLVKENIDVTLYATKDSVTKAKLRGICERPYEEDKSIDPKVWECLHISEIMEQADEFDIIHNNFDFLPLTYSGLIKTPMVTTIHGFSSPKILPVYKKYNKKTYYVSISDADRSSELDYIRTVYHGIDINNFTLKEEEGKYLLFFGRIHHDKGAKEAIEIAKKAGMKLIIAGIIQDEKYYEEFVKPHLGDDIEYIGSVGPEKRDEILGNAYALLHPINFNEPFGLSVVESMACGTPVLAFNKGSMPELIQNGVNGFISESIDEMCEQIKDVKKISRKECRKTVVERFSQEKMVKEYIKVYEEILNTR, via the coding sequence ATGAAAGTAGCAATATTATCACCTATTGCATGGAGGACACCTCCAAGGCACTACGGACCGTGGGAAAGGGTTGTGTCCCTTTTGACGGAAGGACTGGTAAAGGAAAATATTGATGTAACCCTTTATGCAACAAAGGATTCAGTAACAAAGGCAAAGCTAAGGGGAATTTGTGAAAGACCCTATGAAGAGGACAAAAGTATAGACCCTAAAGTGTGGGAATGCCTTCACATATCTGAAATTATGGAACAGGCAGACGAGTTTGATATAATTCACAATAATTTTGATTTTTTGCCCTTAACCTACAGCGGGCTTATAAAAACACCTATGGTTACAACCATTCACGGGTTTTCATCACCTAAAATTTTGCCTGTATACAAAAAGTACAACAAGAAAACCTATTACGTTTCCATTAGTGATGCTGACAGAAGCTCTGAACTTGACTATATAAGAACTGTATATCACGGTATTGACATTAATAACTTCACATTGAAAGAGGAAGAGGGGAAATACCTTCTTTTCTTTGGAAGAATTCACCATGACAAAGGAGCTAAAGAAGCAATAGAAATAGCAAAAAAAGCAGGGATGAAACTTATTATCGCCGGCATTATCCAGGATGAAAAATATTATGAAGAATTTGTTAAACCTCATTTAGGAGATGATATTGAGTACATAGGATCTGTAGGACCTGAAAAAAGAGATGAGATTTTAGGAAATGCATATGCACTCCTTCATCCAATTAATTTCAACGAACCTTTTGGTTTAAGCGTTGTTGAATCAATGGCCTGCGGAACTCCTGTATTGGCATTTAACAAAGGTTCCATGCCAGAATTAATTCAAAACGGTGTAAACGGGTTTATATCAGAAAGTATTGATGAAATGTGTGAACAGATAAAAGATGTAAAAAAGATATCCAGAAAAGAGTGCCGCAAGACTGTAGTAGAAAGATTTAGTCAAGAAAAAATGGTAAAGGAATATATTAAAGTTTACGAAGAAATATTAAATACTAGATAA